The sequence GTGGCGGGGTTACCGGTGGCCTGGGGATAGACAACGATGAAGCCGTATTTGTCGGCGGTGGCCGAAAAAAGACTTAAATCAGCCTGATCGAAGGCATTCGATGTGCGCCCGTGAAAATTAATGATGAGTGCTGCGGGGGTCGCGGGATCATAATCCGTGGGGACGTGCAGCCAAAATGTGCGTTCGTAGCCATCAGAATTGATGAGTTTGAAATAATCCCCTGGGGTGGCGTAACCGGAAACAGGCTCGGGTGTGGGTTCCAGCGTAGGGGGTATGATTGTGCCCGCGGCTTTGGGGTGCGTGGCGAAGAAATCCCAGATAACGTCGGTGGCGTTGATGGCTTGCGTAGTGCCGCCAGCATCGGCGACAAAATCGGAGCCGGGCCAGGTGTGCCCGGCGTTTTCGATGGCGTAGAGGGTCACATCCACATTGGGCAGGCAGCCCTCCCAGGTGTAGCGCGTGAGGTCTGCCTGCGTTGAATCTGCCGCGGGGGTAGCCTGGCACTCGTTGCGCTGCGCCCAGGCTCCCATCCAATCAAGCACGAGCGGATTGAATTGATTGCCATCGAAGGGGATGATCGAATCTGCCAGACCGTGAAAGGCAAGTACTGAAATCGGTTGTGCGGCTTCGCATTCGTAATACCCGACATGCCCGCCGGAAACTGGAGCAATGGCGGCAAAGACATCTGAGAAAGCGCAGGCCAAGCGATTTGCCATTGAAGCGCCGTTGGAAAATCCCGCGGCGTAGATGCGCGCGGGATCAATGCTCAATTCACTTTGCAGATAATCCAGCATAGCGACAAAAAAGGTAATATCCGCCGCGCCGATTGTGCCGGGGACCGCGCCCCACCAGGTGGGAGGGTCATCCTCGGCTTGCGGCGTGACAACGATGAAACCGGCTTCGTCGGCTTTGGCGTTGAATTGTGTCATTAATTGTTGGTGCTCGGCGGTATCTGTGCGCCCGTGGATGTTGAAGACCAGCGGCGCGGGTGTATCGGGTTGATATGCAGGGGGAATATGTAGAAAGAAAGTTCGTTCTGCACCGGCGATAATCATGAAAACCTGATAATCACCGGGGTGGTCATATTTGCCCAATACCGGGGTTTCGGTGGGCAGCGCGGTTGGGTTGGGTTCTCCTGGTTCAGCGCGGCAGCCCCACAGGGTCGCGAGCGAAATCGCCAATAAAAAGATGCTTATTAATTTTTGGTGTATGTTCTGTGTTTTCATAGGTTTATTCGTCAGTTGGTTTGGGATGAGATGCGAAGAATTCCCAAAGGAACCCAGTTTTACTTTGTTTTGCATAGCACCTCACAAAGTAGCCCACCCAGGTTGTGTCTGCTGGAGTGTTCTTGCTAAAAATACTCGGAGAGGCGCTGTGGAGTTCAGATTTGCTCTGCGCGTAGCAGGTCAATTGTTTCCACGGCATGGCGTAGATGGGGGATGACAATGCTGCCGCCGACAAGTAAAGCGACGTTTAGGGCATCGTAGAGTTCTTCATCGCTCCAGCCGATATTGACGCATTGCTCTAAATGGTAATCAATGCAATCGTTGCAGCGCAACACTGCCGATGCGACCAGCCCCAACAATTCTTTGGTCTTGGAGTCCAATGCTCCATCGCGATACGCAGCCGTATCAAGGTTGAAGAAGCGTTTGATACCGAGATGGTCAATTTCGAAGATGCGTTCGTTCATCTTTTGTCGGTAGGCGCGGAAGTCATCGAAGCGTGTGGTCATATTTCTCTCCTGGAAACTGTATATGCTTGTTGAAAAGAAAACCCCCGTGGAAGCGTTGCGTTTCCACGGGGGGGATTTTAGTCGGTTGGGATGACGATCCACAAGATCATATAGGGTAGCAATCCCGGAATACCGCCGGGTATCAGCGCGATCAGGAAGGCCAGCCGAAACCAAAAGGTACTGATCCCGAAGAATTCTCCCAATCCACCACATACTCCGGCAACCACACGGTCACGATGTGAGCGTCGCAACTTGGTTCTTGAAATAGACATTGGTTGAACTCCTATCGAATCGTCGGTGTGATTAGGCAACGGCTACGACTTCACCCGCACCTGCAGGTTTCTGCCACTCACGGAAGACCAGCCACATGGCGCCTAAACCGAGTAAGGTGACGATTACGCCGATAACCCAACCCAGCACAGGGATTGCCCGCAGCAGTACGTAGAGCACCACTCCCAACACCAGCGGCCAAATTTTGCTCTCAGCAGCTTGGGGAGCCAGTTTGGATAAAATCCATTTGCCGCCCCAGAAAGCCACTACCAGCTTGGAGCCGTAGCTTATTAGCAGGACAAAAATTGCCATTACCAAGCCCAGGGATGAGAAGCCCACCCCAAAGATAGAGCGCCCTAGCCCGCCGAGAGTCAGCACGCCGAAGAATATCGCCAGCGCCAGCACTAATCCGGCGGCAACAACTGCACCTGCATACCCCACGATGATGGTTACGAAACCCCATCCGGTGGAGGGTAACGGTTCGCTTTGAACTTTGGCGACAACTTTATTGAGCAGATCTGGCAGCAGCCACAGGATGAAACCACCCAGCACCAATAACGTGAAGAACTCGCGTGCGCGTTGCAGTAACCAACGGCCTACGTTAAATTGTGCGCTAACTTCAGGCGTATGACCGGGGGTTGTGTCGGGAACCGGGGTGCTGAAGACCACGCCGCCAGCAGGGTCCGTTTCGATAGTATTCCCCTGGTCAATCGGGCTGGTATAAGCGATCTGCCCGCCGATTTGAGCATCTTCAGAAATTCGCAATCCAGTGGGGAGCATGGCGGGTGCGCCTGGAGGCGTGAACGGCATATAGGGGGTTGGGCCTACATCCTGAGTTGGCCCTTCGACTTCAGCCTTGACATCACCGCCAACCGAGCCATTGATTTCCAGCGCGCCCGCGCCAGCATAGAGATCGCGGCCAATATCACCATTCACTACGGCCTGATAGCCGCCAACGGCAATATCCTGGCTGATACTTGCGCCTTCCTGAACATCCAGGGCGAAGCCGCCGAAAAATAGGTTGCGCCCAATCTCGGCGTTTGAGCCGATTTGGGTATAACTTGTGCCTGTATAAACACTGCCGCTGACTGCGCCATTAACGGTCACAGACTGCGCACCTGAAAACAGGCTGCCGTTGACGGTGCCATTGACGACCACCGTATTCCCAAAGGCGAACAGGTCGCCGTTGATGGTTCCGTCGACGACCACATTTTCTCCAAAGATAAACAGATCATCATCAACGACTTCTCCGGCCGGGAGATTGCCATCATCGATATTTTCAAAGGCATAGGCAGTGCTGGCAAAGCCAAGAGTGAGCGTGAAAACCATCACCAGCATCAGCAGCCAGCGTAGTTGTGCAGAATAAACTTTCATTGTTTGAACCTCCATTGATTTTTAATAGGTTGATTACTACACTTTCTAATACGTGAGACGCGCTGCAAAGTTGCAAATCACGCTAGTGCGTAACCTGTATTTCCCATTGGGAGAAAATTTCTTCCATTTGAGCGGTATGATCGTTTACATGGCTTTCGTAAGTATCCAGCCAATCATCCATCGTCATCATGCCGTTTTCTGGGTGATAATTTTCGTGTGCCCAAACCTCATCAGGTAAATCGCGAATCAACTCATAGCTGGCCTGTCGCAGCCAGCGAAAAAGCTCCAGGGAGGTATCTATATTCTGCCCGCCATACTTC comes from Chloroflexota bacterium and encodes:
- a CDS encoding PspC domain-containing protein, which translates into the protein MSISRTKLRRSHRDRVVAGVCGGLGEFFGISTFWFRLAFLIALIPGGIPGLLPYMILWIVIPTD
- a CDS encoding carboxymuconolactone decarboxylase family protein; the protein is MTTRFDDFRAYRQKMNERIFEIDHLGIKRFFNLDTAAYRDGALDSKTKELLGLVASAVLRCNDCIDYHLEQCVNIGWSDEELYDALNVALLVGGSIVIPHLRHAVETIDLLRAEQI
- a CDS encoding polymer-forming cytoskeletal protein, coding for MKVYSAQLRWLLMLVMVFTLTLGFASTAYAFENIDDGNLPAGEVVDDDLFIFGENVVVDGTINGDLFAFGNTVVVNGTVNGSLFSGAQSVTVNGAVSGSVYTGTSYTQIGSNAEIGRNLFFGGFALDVQEGASISQDIAVGGYQAVVNGDIGRDLYAGAGALEINGSVGGDVKAEVEGPTQDVGPTPYMPFTPPGAPAMLPTGLRISEDAQIGGQIAYTSPIDQGNTIETDPAGGVVFSTPVPDTTPGHTPEVSAQFNVGRWLLQRAREFFTLLVLGGFILWLLPDLLNKVVAKVQSEPLPSTGWGFVTIIVGYAGAVVAAGLVLALAIFFGVLTLGGLGRSIFGVGFSSLGLVMAIFVLLISYGSKLVVAFWGGKWILSKLAPQAAESKIWPLVLGVVLYVLLRAIPVLGWVIGVIVTLLGLGAMWLVFREWQKPAGAGEVVAVA